DNA from Vicia villosa cultivar HV-30 ecotype Madison, WI unplaced genomic scaffold, Vvil1.0 ctg.000058F_1_1, whole genome shotgun sequence:
CTTCTTCTTAACTGTCTtgcataataatttatttaacttgatgttgattttaattgaatttaatgttGTGTTTACATTTTTCAGACTTGGTGTTGATTTGCCTTTGTTATCATCTTCAAGTGTACAAGTTGAGACGACGCAAAACTCATTTTATTCTGACTATGACAAATTTGTTTGGAAGGCTGAAATAATGAGTCTCTCTGAGATAACAAATCTGCAACATGTAAGAAAGAATGACTGTTTCCTTATATTGCTATCGTTCTTAAAGCCTCATATAACTGTAATTGATATTCGCCAATTTTGTAGGAAACAACCTGTGTTACCGTTGCTACCCTCGATAAGTTTGACGCTGGGCAGATGGGGTGGTACTATGATGGATGTGTGGAATGTACAAGGAGTGTGACTGCCAAGGATGCAAAGCTGAAGTGTTTTAAGGATCATATTAGCCCAGAACCTGTGCCACGGTATACTTTATATTCCTCTTCCATTGCCAACTGGTAATGTTTATATTCTCTTACAAATAGTGAAGATTAATGTGTTCTCCTATGTTTCATGAATCATTAAGGTATAAACTTGATATAACAGCTGTTGACGGCAGTTCGAAGGCAAAGTTCGTCTTTTGGGACACAGACTGCGTGAAGTTAATTGGGAAGTCTGCTCTTCAAATGAAGATGGATTTAACACAGGTATGTAATTGTTgcataaaacaatatttaaatcaattgtttttggtttttaagGTGTCTAAAACTTTTTATTCTTATAGTCTGTTCATTACGATCCACTTGAGTTCCCTTACGAACTTGACTCCATATTGGCAAAAGAATTGGCAATTAGAGCTGTTTATCAGCCTAAAAATGGGAGACTTTCTGTCATTGGCTTCAAGACTGGTGAAGATGTGCGTAATAAAATTAAGGAGAGTTTCAAATTTGAAGAGGTAATCTTTTGTAATCTTCGTTTGATGAGTGCTTAGTTTTCTTAGGGCGTACACtaactgttttttattttcaCCAGACCTCAAAGCTTCGAGCACCAGAACCTCTGTCCCAGGATGACATGAATATCATTTCTGTATGTATTTTTTACATGTGATATTCTTTACTTGCTGGGCAACTTTATCATTGTGTCATTATTGTAAATTTTATCGTTGCCTTTCTTTATTCATGATAGGAACCTCTATCTGCATCTGCAGAAAATGATCTGAGCATTGAAAATTCAGGACTCACTCCATGTAAGAGACTTATGAATGATGCAGTAGAAGATAATGATAGTGTACAACAATCATCAACCAAGATGGCCAAAGATATTAAACAGGAGAAATAGTTAGCTtcaaaatttataagttttaaaTTTACATTGCCTTATGATCAAGACATTtggtttatttaattagttggaTGATATTTTATTTTGCCGTTCTGGTACTTAGTTTATCATAATTGTTGAGTTTGAGGTTTTCTAAAGACTAAGATATGTTGAATTACAATTGTCCCATTTAGTTATGATATATACAAGGTTTTCATTGATTTGAGTTTATCATGATGGGCATTGTTTCAAATCTACTTCTGTTTGAAATGCTTCtaatgaatttgaatttgaattgcttAAATAATATACCATTGCTGTCATATACTATTAAAGATTTTAATTGATCGAATTCCTATGCATTTGTATATgttttataatttagaattgatggcATGCTTTATATTCTAAGTAGAAAACAAAAACTCTAATTAAAAAACACCCTGTCTAAATGAGCCTAActataaacattttaaaaaacagATATGTGAATAACAGTTATGGAAAACTATGTAGAAGTTAGGTTCTGCCCTTACAAATTGACTGTAACAAGTTTTGGAAAACTATAAGTGTCATCATTACATAGATATTTGGATTGTGATTGACAGATTAGGTTTCTAAATCCAAAATGGTGAGTTCATTCCTGACAAGCCAATGTAACTAAAACCATTGAGCAAATTATGAAGTTGTGTTAACAATATATTTAAACAGCAAAAAAAATGTATAGTCTGATCCAGATAATATATCCAGTGCAGACAAAATAAGTAACCTTATATTGAATACTATCGTGGTTTAAGTTATAAACATATCTACATAAGTAGGGTATCAACCAATAATGGACAGGCAATGTGTACACATTGCGAATTTAACGAGAAAATTAAAGAAGAACACCATATATGCAAATTTAAACATTAAAGATAATTCAGTACTACCTTCATTATGAAGGTTACTTAATCATGCATCAAAATATGTCATGGCCAATAAAACAACAGTTATCAGCACATGTCTTAAATATCCTTAACAAAAAAACAATTGTTTTGATTGTACCCACAGTTAAGTTAAAATCAAAGAGAAGAAACAAATACACATAGATAACAAAGCTTAATTGCTGGTCTGCTTCACTTTCCTCTCAACCCTCGCGTACAAGATTTCCTGGTCTGAATTATAGTTGAATACCACCTTATCACCGACCTTCAACTTTCTGTCATGTACAAATGCATACCAACCATAACCAAGATACATTTCAACGTATTTTCTGTTTGACTTCAGAATCTTGCACTCATAAAAAGATAAGTCTTCAAGATCATACAGCCTGCATCCTGTTATGTCCTGTCTTAGAGCTTTCTTTATCACCTCCTGAGGGAATTGCTGCATCACAAATTGGTTGTTGTTACAAATGTTCACATCATTAATCGTACAAACATCACTTTAATATTGAAATCAGAGATCTTATAAATGATGCAGTAGAAGATAATTAATAGTCTGCAACAATCACCAACCAAGATTTTGAAGATATTAAAAAGTATAAATAGTTACATGATTTTTTTCTAACTTTTGAATTTTCCATGCTTAATGATCAACACAATTAGTTTATTGAAGTTGTTAAATGATGTTTGGTTTGTGTTGTTGCATTACAAATTTGTTGTTATTAACAATGTTCACATCATTGACCGTACAAACTAAAGTACTGTTGAAGTCAGAAATCTTACCATCACTTGATGACCTCTAATTTGGGACTTGGTGATCTCTTTTTCCCATGATATCTCTTTCTGCAGCACTTTATCATTGTTATTCGTCTGAGAAGGCTGGCCAGCATCACGCTCCATTTTCACATCCTTCAACAAGGCATCATGGTTTGCTCCAGAGGTTTGCCCTAATTCATTAAACAAAGAAGCAGTTAGGGTCTTTGAGCTTTGCCCTATTTCATCCTCCTCAACTTTCACTTCTTTCAATACAGATTTGGTGTTTCCATCAGATACTTCATCATCATCAGCTTTCTGGCCTAAGATGCAGTTGATTTCCTCAGTGTCAAGAGACAAGAACCTGTTTTCAAACAGAAGTTACCACGGTTGTTtccatattattataaaaaaacgaTCAAATGGATGTTGCAACAAAGACAAACAGAGGTATGTACGTTCTATGCATAACCTTACCCGCCACTCCATGAAGAATAAGACATTTTCGCAGGGATGTGTTGAATCGAATGCTTTGGGAGTATGTTTCTTTGACTGGTTTTGTTTTTGCATGCAGGGGATAATAGTAAGAGGAGCTATgtgatttgattttttattataaCACAAGAAGAAAATCTGGAAGCAAATCTCAAAAGGTATGGCCTTGCAAAACGTGTCTGCCCTTTCACATTACAAGTATAAGTTGTTACTATTCATTGGTGAGGGATTATACTTACTGCATTTGCATTTtccaatgtttttttt
Protein-coding regions in this window:
- the LOC131623204 gene encoding uncharacterized protein LOC131623204, which produces MSRPIEPLKEINDSKDLWKIAVRCKHLWTVTSSSNKEHMEMVLVDYKRDMIQAVVPAYLLSKFKSQIETGNSYIMQSFKVGRNDFAFKSTNHTYKLVFCGSTSVKKAEFPDIPHNYLNIIALNSIVEGRFQSNVLVDLIGGITDITQTQVNGDNSKNRIVFSIVDASKTVVQCTLWGQLAVQLYEYYKNNKQASNIVIVLINARVKEAQGGFPVSVSNTWNGTKLLINDLAIEEVKSLKERLGVDLPLLSSSSVQVETTQNSFYSDYDKFVWKAEIMSLSEITNLQHETTCVTVATLDKFDAGQMGWYYDGCVECTRSVTAKDAKLKCFKDHISPEPVPRYKLDITAVDGSSKAKFVFWDTDCVKLIGKSALQMKMDLTQSVHYDPLEFPYELDSILAKELAIRAVYQPKNGRLSVIGFKTGEDVRNKIKESFKFEEEPLSASAENDLSIENSGLTPCKRLMNDAVEDNDSVQQSSTKMAKDIKQEK